Proteins found in one Chlamydia pneumoniae TW-183 genomic segment:
- a CDS encoding polysaccharide deacetylase family protein, which produces MLIVLAFRQVFFSHSRSQLDRLKNYLRLLKQNFAITLPKERTSKGHSLMLTFDFASFDFYTNIFPFLEEQKIPAVVGVASRYIPSNAAQDLHPSHRLKPSETLAFQDEIFSNYMPFCCQNELIEMAKSPYIQLASSGFAIRNLMNNPPYLTTEILLSRHHIETITGAKPLAFLFPFGKSDPTSRKLAADHYPYSFLLGNTINRKLKTHNIYRLDIKPMQYVCPSLFQSSRYLKNWIKEKSKQLYLKKQLPKR; this is translated from the coding sequence ATGCTCATAGTTCTTGCTTTCCGACAGGTCTTTTTTTCCCACTCTCGTTCCCAGTTAGACCGTCTAAAAAATTACCTACGGCTCCTAAAACAAAACTTTGCTATTACCCTCCCCAAAGAACGAACCTCAAAAGGACATTCGCTAATGCTCACTTTTGACTTCGCCTCCTTTGACTTCTATACAAATATCTTTCCCTTCCTTGAGGAACAAAAGATTCCTGCTGTTGTAGGGGTAGCTTCCCGATATATTCCATCAAATGCTGCTCAAGACCTTCACCCTTCACATCGTTTAAAACCCTCTGAAACTCTAGCATTCCAAGACGAGATCTTCTCTAACTACATGCCCTTTTGTTGCCAAAATGAACTGATAGAAATGGCAAAGTCTCCCTATATCCAATTAGCATCCTCAGGATTCGCAATTCGGAATCTCATGAATAATCCTCCGTATCTCACTACAGAAATTTTACTTTCGCGACATCACATAGAAACAATAACAGGAGCCAAGCCCTTGGCATTCCTCTTCCCCTTCGGGAAGTCAGATCCTACAAGCCGGAAGCTTGCTGCAGATCACTACCCCTATTCTTTCCTGTTAGGGAATACCATTAACAGAAAATTAAAAACTCATAACATCTACCGCTTAGACATAAAACCTATGCAGTACGTCTGCCCGAGTTTATTTCAGAGCTCTAGGTATTTAAAAAACTGGATTAAAGAGAAAAGTAAACAGCTGTATCTCAAAAAACAACTTCCAAAAAGATAA